A single Cucumis melo cultivar AY chromosome 4, USDA_Cmelo_AY_1.0, whole genome shotgun sequence DNA region contains:
- the LOC103490035 gene encoding telomere repeat-binding factor 4-like — MGNQKQKWTSEEEDALLAGVNKHGPGKWKNILKDPDFAPSLTHRSNIDLKDKWRNLSVSTASQGSKEKSRAAPKAKAIVAAISNNQTSAPAKPNASAEAAGDDTPNNSTQDGKNVPRYYSMIFEALSTIKDSNGCDIGTIVNFIEQRHEVPQNFRRQLSSKLRRLVSQGKLEKVQNCYRVKKDNSLAVKTPTPKQKDVRQRISQYNTTGGVMPSAETVEDAAKAAAYKVADAENKSFLAAEAVKEAERIAKMAEDTDSMLQIIKEMYEKCSRGEIILLA, encoded by the exons ATGGGAAACCAGAAGCAAAAGTGGACGTCAGAGGAAGAGGACGCACTTTTGGCTGGAGTCAATAAGCACGGTCCTGGAAAGTGGAAGAACATTCTTAAAGATCCTGATTTCGCTCCCTCTCTCACTCATCGCTCTAACATTGATCTCAAG GATAAATGGCGTAATTTGAGTGTCAGCACTGCTTCACAAGGCTCAAAAGAGAAGTCTAGGGCAGCTCCTAAAGCAAAAGCCATCGTTGCCGCTATTTCTAACAACCAAACCTCTGCTCCTGCTAAGCCCAATGCATCTGCTGAGGCTGCAGGTGATGATACACCAAACAACAGCACACAAGATGGGAAAAATGTCCCAAG GTATTATTCAATGATTTTTGAAGCCCTTTCAACCATAAAAGATTCTAATGGATGTGACATAGGTACAATTGTCAACTTTATTGAG CAAAGGCATGAGGTGCCACAAAACTTTAGAAGGCAATTGAGCTCAAAGTTGAGGAGGCTCGTTTCACAAGGGAAGCTTGAAAAG GTTCAGAATTGCTACAGAGTAAAGAAAGACAATTCATTGGCAGTTAAAACACCTACCCCTAAACAAAAAGATGTCAGGCAACGGATATCGCAATACAACACTACAGGAGGGGTGATGCCATCAGCAGAGACGGTGGAAGATGCAGCGAAAGCGGCTGCATACAAAGTTGCTGATGCAGAGAACAAATCTTTCTTGGCTGCTGAAGCTGTGAAGGAGGCAGAGAGAATTGCAAAGATGGCTGAAGATACAGATTCAATGCTACAGATTATAAAAGAGATGTATGAAAAAT GTTCTCGTGGTGAAATTATTCTCTTGGCTTAG
- the LOC103490034 gene encoding eukaryotic initiation factor 4A-8 translates to MAGLAPEGSQFDARQYDTKMNELLSADGQDFFTSYDEVYDSFDSMGLQENLLRGIYAYGFEKPSAIQQRGIVPFCKGLDVIQQAQSGTGKTATFCSGILQQLDYGLVQCQALVLAPTRELAQQIEKVMRALGDYLGVKVHACVGGTSVREDQRILQAGVHVVVGTPGRVFDMLRRQSLRPDYIRMFVLDEADEMLSRGFKDQIYDIFQLLPSKIQVGVFSATMPPEALEITRKFMNKPVRILVKRDELTLEGIKQFYVNVDKEDWKLETLCDLYETLAITQSVIFVNTRRKVDWLTDRMRKRDHTVSATHGDMDQNTRDIIMREFRSGSSRVLITTDLLARGIDVQQVSLVINYDLPTQPENYLHRIGRSGRFGRKGVAINFVTTEDERMLFDIQKFYNVIIEELPANVADLL, encoded by the exons ATGGCTGGTTTGGCTCCTGAAGGTTCTCAATTTGATGCACGTCAGTATGACACAAAAATGAATGAATT ACTTTCAGCTGATGGACAAGATTTCTTCACTTCATACGATGAAGTTTATGACAGTTTTGATTCTATGGGCCTGCAAGAAAACCTTCTCAGAGGAATCTATGCCTATG GTTTTGAGAAGCCATCTGCAATTCAACAAAGGGGAATTGTTCCTTTTTGCAAAGGGCTTGATGTGATCCAACAAGCCCAGTCTGGAACCGGGAAGACTGCAACTTTTTGCTCTGGCATTTTGCAGCAACTTGATTATGGTCTTGTGCAGTGCCAGGCTTTGGTCTTGGCACCCACTAGGGAACTTGCACAACAGATTGAGAAGGTTATGCGAGCCCTTGGTGATTATCTTGGTGTCAAGGTTCATGCTTGTGTTGGTGGGACGAGTGTACGTGAAGACCAACGCATTCTTCAAGCTGGTGTTCATGTAGTTGTTGGTACACCTGGTCGTGTGTTTGATATGTTGCGTAGACAATCACTTCGCCCCGACTACATTCGGATGTTTGTATTGGATGAAGCTGATGAAATGCTTTCTCGTGGATTTAAGGATCAG ATTTATGATATCTTCCAGCTTCTACCATCCAAGATTCAGGTAGGGGTGTTCTCTGCTACAATGCCTCCTGAAGCCCTTGAGATCACCAGAAAGTTCATGAACAAGCCTGTTAGAATTCTTGTTAAGCGTGACGAGCTCACCTTGGAAGGTATCAAGCAGTTCTATGTCAATGTTGACAAGGAAGACTGGAAGCTTGAGACACTCTGCGATCTTTACGAGACTTTGGCCATTACACAGAGTGTCATCTTCGTCAATACTCGACGTAAAGTTGATTGGCTCACCGATAGGATGCGAAAACGTGACCACACTGTATCTGCTACCCATGGTGACATGGACCAGAACACCCGAGATATTATTATGCGTGAGTTCCGTTCAGGTTCTTCTAGGGTTCTGATTACCACTGATCTGTTGGCCCGTGGTATTGATGTCCAGCAGGTTTCTCTTGTTATTAACTATGATCTGCCGACACAACCGGAGAACTACCTTCATCGTATTGGACGAagtggacgatttggaagaaAGGGTGTTGCGATCAACTTTGTAACGACAGAGGACGAAAGAATGCTATTTGACATTCAGAAGTTCTACAATGTGATAATTGAAGAGCTGCCAGCAAATGTTGCTGATCTTCTgtga